A genomic segment from Treponema sp. Marseille-Q3903 encodes:
- a CDS encoding MMPL family transporter, translating into MNKLPNPRKNKNNFFFTLWLIFHLGIVAAFLLVFAFSRDKLKLETDLFNLIPKSLSLESVRKADEKMLSKTSRNVFILVANRDFQSAKNVAENIFEELNSSENFESVSLYNDMAFISDITDFLFKYRWNMLDQKTIDSINSDGGDSFALGALSKAYSGFTMLPLDNLELDPFLLAEHNFSSYLSSVQKSGTAMSLVDGVLASQYEGEWYIMIRAVLSKKGSALASKKNGVSEIYSACRRFENLNGDSREKTHFIYSGVPYHSSQSSNAAAREISIIATISMLAVIAILILVFKSPKPVIFSAGSILISIVAAFLATISVFREMHIITLVFGTSLIGSCIDYSLHYFIHWAGSLSLKTGSDIRAKLLPELSMAICSTGICFAVLLFAPFAILKQMSLFCLTGLLSSFLTTIAIYPKIKTPAGERKLPLADKFRFFVDRAQNKTVGRITITALFVFSIASIIVFHGNIRIKNNILSLYKMQGKLLDDEITAGKIIKYNPSGWYIVGGETEQQALENEENFRHAFEEKTSGKAGYMSTSLFIPSIEQQKKSRYASEKLLKLAAHQLQSLGYEKKFTEKLKADFEQSAGDFISFAAGNVPEFITSSISSVWIGEVEGKYYSVLLPNSVEDYEFFRSIADGFEDVHFVSKSADVSRDLDKLTVMVIKFFVAAYILMLIMLRFFYSWKQSLKIISVPLLIVLVTVAVFGIAKINLEFFSVTGLILVFGLGLDYIIYMIENEKSIEKEKILEPFATMLSFVTTGISFGALALSSFQPVRLIGLSIFIGLTTAYLSSFFYARDNGSAQDYR; encoded by the coding sequence ATGAATAAACTGCCCAATCCGAGAAAAAACAAAAATAATTTTTTTTTCACTTTATGGCTTATCTTTCATCTTGGGATTGTAGCCGCTTTTTTGCTTGTTTTTGCATTTTCTCGCGATAAACTCAAACTTGAGACAGATTTGTTTAATCTTATTCCAAAATCTCTGTCGCTCGAAAGCGTCCGCAAAGCTGATGAAAAAATGCTCTCCAAGACAAGCCGGAACGTTTTTATACTTGTAGCGAACCGTGATTTTCAGTCTGCAAAAAATGTTGCCGAGAATATTTTCGAAGAGCTCAATTCCAGCGAAAATTTTGAATCTGTTTCGTTGTATAACGATATGGCTTTTATCTCAGATATAACAGATTTTTTGTTTAAGTACCGCTGGAATATGCTCGATCAAAAAACAATAGATTCAATCAACTCTGATGGCGGCGATTCTTTTGCACTTGGAGCTCTTTCAAAAGCATACAGTGGCTTTACAATGCTTCCATTGGACAACCTTGAGCTAGACCCTTTTTTGCTTGCAGAACACAATTTTTCTTCATATCTTTCTTCCGTGCAAAAATCGGGGACGGCAATGTCTCTTGTTGATGGAGTGCTCGCTTCTCAATACGAAGGGGAATGGTACATCATGATTCGTGCCGTCTTGAGTAAAAAGGGGAGCGCTCTTGCAAGTAAAAAAAATGGAGTCAGCGAGATTTATTCCGCATGCAGGCGCTTTGAAAACTTAAACGGCGATTCTAGAGAAAAAACTCATTTTATATATTCTGGCGTCCCTTATCACAGCAGTCAAAGCTCAAATGCCGCTGCGCGCGAAATCTCAATAATCGCAACTATTTCTATGCTCGCCGTAATTGCGATTTTAATTTTAGTTTTCAAAAGTCCGAAACCTGTCATTTTCTCAGCAGGCTCAATTTTGATTTCAATTGTGGCGGCGTTTCTTGCGACTATTTCCGTCTTTCGAGAGATGCACATAATCACTTTGGTATTCGGAACTTCTCTGATAGGTTCGTGCATAGATTACAGCCTCCACTATTTTATTCACTGGGCAGGCAGCCTCTCTCTAAAAACAGGTTCCGATATCAGGGCAAAGCTCTTGCCTGAGCTCAGCATGGCAATTTGTTCAACAGGGATATGTTTTGCGGTGCTTTTGTTCGCTCCGTTTGCAATTCTCAAACAGATGTCACTTTTTTGCTTGACAGGGCTTTTGAGTTCATTCCTCACAACGATTGCAATTTATCCTAAAATAAAAACACCTGCCGGTGAACGAAAACTCCCTCTTGCAGACAAATTCAGATTTTTTGTAGATAGAGCGCAGAATAAAACAGTCGGCAGAATTACAATCACAGCGCTTTTTGTTTTTTCTATTGCATCAATCATCGTATTTCATGGGAATATCCGCATCAAAAACAATATTTTATCGCTATATAAAATGCAGGGAAAACTCCTTGACGACGAGATAACCGCCGGTAAAATTATCAAATATAATCCGTCAGGCTGGTACATCGTTGGAGGAGAAACAGAGCAACAAGCTCTCGAAAATGAAGAGAACTTTCGTCATGCTTTTGAAGAAAAAACTTCCGGCAAAGCAGGCTACATGAGCACTTCTCTTTTTATTCCATCTATCGAACAGCAAAAAAAATCTCGATATGCATCAGAAAAACTGCTGAAACTCGCCGCTCATCAGTTGCAATCGCTTGGCTATGAAAAGAAGTTTACCGAAAAATTGAAAGCTGATTTTGAACAAAGTGCAGGTGACTTCATTTCCTTTGCTGCCGGCAACGTTCCTGAATTTATAACTTCTTCAATCTCTTCTGTATGGATTGGAGAAGTCGAAGGAAAGTATTATTCGGTTCTTTTGCCAAACAGCGTTGAAGATTATGAATTTTTTCGCTCGATTGCGGACGGTTTTGAAGACGTACACTTTGTAAGCAAATCGGCAGATGTGAGCCGAGACCTCGATAAACTCACTGTGATGGTCATTAAATTCTTTGTTGCAGCTTATATTTTGATGTTGATAATGCTTCGTTTTTTTTATTCATGGAAACAATCTTTGAAGATAATTTCCGTGCCGCTTTTAATTGTCCTAGTAACTGTCGCTGTGTTTGGAATTGCAAAAATCAATCTGGAATTCTTTTCGGTGACTGGCTTGATTCTTGTTTTTGGGCTTGGGCTTGATTACATAATTTATATGATAGAAAATGAAAAATCTATAGAAAAAGAAAAAATCCTTGAACCATTTGCGACTATGCTTTCATTTGTCACGACTGGGATTTCGTTCGGGGCGCTTGCTTTGAGTTCGTTTCAGCCTGTGCGTCTTATTGGACTGTCGATTTTTATCGGTTTGACAACTGCTTATTTGAGTTCTTTCTTTTATGCTAGAGATAACGGGTCTGCACAGGACTATAGATGA
- a CDS encoding DUF3261 domain-containing protein — protein sequence MKKYIKNFLPLSVFIILYFSACQTSKNLTSALNPVYVTNSKSIQLLSTENIECTKDSMQQIFGEFGGQSFSFLAYFHADKKALQLSLISAMGTDLGSLEYDGDTASFSSGMIFGKIKPEYIIADIQNAYYTSDSLKKNYEKSGILFEEELSENGKIRKIISGKDVVEQITISKNNVTIENFLRGYIYHITEIEE from the coding sequence ATGAAAAAATATATAAAGAATTTTCTGCCACTATCAGTTTTTATCATTTTGTATTTTTCCGCCTGTCAGACATCAAAAAACTTGACTTCGGCGCTGAACCCTGTCTATGTGACAAATTCTAAATCAATTCAGCTTCTTTCAACGGAAAATATAGAGTGTACAAAAGATTCTATGCAACAGATTTTTGGAGAATTTGGAGGACAAAGTTTTTCGTTTTTAGCATATTTTCATGCCGACAAAAAAGCTCTTCAGCTTTCTCTTATCAGTGCGATGGGAACGGATTTGGGCAGCCTTGAATACGATGGTGATACTGCGAGCTTTTCATCTGGGATGATTTTTGGCAAGATAAAACCTGAATACATAATTGCAGACATCCAAAACGCTTATTACACATCTGACAGTTTGAAAAAAAATTACGAAAAATCCGGCATATTATTTGAAGAAGAGCTCAGCGAAAATGGAAAGATAAGAAAAATAATCAGCGGAAAAGACGTTGTAGAACAGATAACAATAAGCAAAAACAATGTGACAATTGAAAATTTTTTGAGGGGATATATATATCACATTACAGAAATTGAAGAATAA
- a CDS encoding beta-ketoacyl synthase N-terminal-like domain-containing protein gives MNIYISKPGVMTAAGVTIDELWDSVVAGNQSVIKRVKACNGVDFFAAKIDEEKLKSASENNSRILQIEQGALNQVSDDIEIVKSKYGSERVAVCIGSCDNGEEQSISADRVYLETQKFPEDFTLEVQSASYVAKYIAARYGLKGPANTFSTACSSSAGAIIKGAELILAGLVDAVVVGGVDASSDTVLVGFNALEAVSPEITNPLSKNRHGITLGEGASFFILTKEPIRPDDNIQLLGWGESSDAYHMTSPDPSGEGAIKAIRRAIESAKISPKDVDYINMHGTGTKLNDSMESIAIDKIFGDYKVPVSSTKPVTGHTLGAAAAVEAAICYKAINNVALPVHVWDKEYDPELPNLNIVEKNYSANKKIKICLSNSFAFGGANACLAIGIR, from the coding sequence ATGAATATTTATATTTCAAAGCCCGGCGTAATGACAGCTGCCGGTGTTACAATCGATGAATTATGGGATTCTGTCGTTGCCGGCAATCAGAGCGTGATAAAAAGAGTGAAAGCATGTAACGGAGTTGATTTTTTTGCAGCGAAAATAGATGAAGAAAAATTGAAGAGTGCATCTGAAAACAACTCTCGAATTTTGCAGATTGAGCAAGGTGCATTGAATCAGGTTTCTGATGATATTGAAATTGTAAAATCTAAATACGGTTCAGAACGTGTAGCCGTATGTATAGGTTCGTGCGACAACGGCGAAGAGCAATCAATCTCCGCTGACAGAGTGTACCTCGAAACTCAAAAATTCCCTGAAGATTTTACTCTCGAAGTTCAAAGCGCAAGTTATGTTGCAAAATACATTGCAGCCAGATATGGTCTGAAAGGTCCTGCAAATACGTTCAGCACGGCATGTTCTTCAAGTGCCGGTGCAATTATCAAAGGGGCGGAGCTCATCCTTGCGGGGCTTGTTGACGCTGTAGTAGTCGGCGGAGTAGATGCCTCTTCCGATACTGTCCTTGTAGGTTTTAATGCCCTTGAAGCCGTTTCTCCTGAAATTACAAACCCTTTGAGTAAAAACAGGCACGGGATCACTCTTGGCGAAGGTGCATCATTTTTTATTTTGACAAAAGAACCTATTCGCCCAGATGACAATATTCAATTGCTCGGTTGGGGAGAGAGTTCCGATGCATATCACATGACTTCTCCCGACCCAAGCGGTGAAGGAGCTATAAAAGCAATCAGACGTGCGATTGAAAGCGCAAAAATATCTCCGAAAGATGTTGATTATATAAATATGCACGGGACAGGAACAAAGTTGAACGATAGCATGGAATCTATTGCAATCGATAAAATATTTGGCGATTATAAGGTTCCTGTGAGCTCAACAAAACCGGTGACGGGACATACGCTCGGCGCTGCGGCTGCTGTAGAGGCGGCTATTTGCTATAAAGCGATAAATAATGTAGCATTACCTGTGCATGTGTGGGATAAAGAATATGATCCTGAGCTTCCGAATCTCAACATCGTAGAAAAAAACTATTCAGCAAATAAGAAGATTAAAATTTGTCTTTCGAATTCGTTTGCTTTTGGCGGGGCAAATGCCTGCCTTGCGATTGGAATCAGATAG
- a CDS encoding 3-hydroxylacyl-ACP dehydratase: MEIQQHIERDELINYLPHKGKMFLLSRVTQHDIEKHTITCEYDITEDCIFYESEFDGVPTWAGFEFMAQGVSALTGITNTIKRISPLPGFILSVMEFNASVGYLKNNTTIQMKTVEDFRDEENHIYRYICELYANKGDAAPVVTTKVSVMETEDAHALFGD, encoded by the coding sequence ATGGAAATTCAACAGCATATTGAGCGCGACGAGCTGATAAATTACTTGCCTCACAAAGGGAAGATGTTTTTGCTATCACGTGTCACTCAGCATGATATTGAAAAACACACAATTACATGTGAATATGATATCACAGAAGATTGTATTTTCTATGAATCGGAATTTGACGGAGTTCCAACTTGGGCAGGTTTTGAATTTATGGCGCAGGGAGTTTCTGCACTGACGGGAATCACAAACACAATAAAAAGAATCTCGCCGCTACCAGGCTTTATACTTTCTGTAATGGAATTCAATGCAAGCGTCGGTTATCTCAAAAACAACACAACAATTCAGATGAAGACAGTTGAAGATTTTAGAGATGAGGAAAATCACATATACAGATATATCTGTGAACTATATGCAAATAAAGGAGATGCGGCTCCTGTTGTGACAACGAAAGTGTCAGTTATGGAAACAGAAGATGCGCACGCATTATTTGGAGATTGA
- the fabG gene encoding 3-oxoacyl-ACP reductase FabG produces the protein MENQNADKKVLVTGASGGIGRAIAVEAGKAGYYVICHYNGNKANAEETFAQIKANGGSGEIIQFDVSNREDCKAKLSEMAKNYGALWGIVNNAGVTRDNAFVAMSGEDWDKVIHTNLDSFYNVINPLLMPMASRKNKRGGRIITVSSVSGVDGNRGQTNYSASKAGIIGATKALAVELAGRGITCNAIAPGVIDTDMTKAIIPEAYEMIMKAIPMGRAGKPEEIAAAVVFLLSEGAAYITRQVIEIDGGM, from the coding sequence ATGGAAAATCAAAATGCAGACAAAAAAGTATTGGTAACAGGAGCAAGCGGCGGCATCGGTCGCGCAATTGCAGTTGAAGCCGGAAAAGCCGGATATTATGTAATTTGCCATTACAATGGAAATAAGGCAAACGCCGAAGAAACTTTTGCACAGATAAAAGCAAATGGCGGCAGCGGTGAAATCATTCAATTCGATGTTTCAAACCGCGAAGATTGTAAAGCAAAACTCTCCGAAATGGCAAAAAATTATGGCGCACTATGGGGAATTGTGAACAACGCCGGTGTTACACGTGACAATGCATTTGTCGCAATGAGCGGTGAAGATTGGGATAAGGTTATCCACACAAATCTCGATAGCTTTTACAACGTAATCAATCCGCTTTTAATGCCGATGGCAAGCCGCAAAAACAAACGAGGTGGTCGTATCATCACAGTGTCTTCTGTAAGCGGTGTAGACGGAAACAGAGGACAGACAAATTACAGTGCTTCAAAGGCCGGTATCATCGGTGCTACAAAAGCACTTGCTGTTGAACTTGCAGGACGCGGAATCACATGTAATGCAATTGCTCCGGGCGTAATAGACACTGATATGACAAAAGCAATCATCCCTGAAGCTTACGAAATGATTATGAAAGCAATTCCGATGGGCCGCGCAGGAAAACCTGAAGAAATCGCTGCGGCAGTCGTTTTTCTGCTTTCTGAAGGCGCTGCGTATATCACTCGTCAAGTTATTGAAATAGATGGCGGAATGTAA
- a CDS encoding beta-ketoacyl-ACP synthase has protein sequence MEFTKPNGKRRVVVTGGGMVSALGRDWDTAFKNLKSYKNKIRYMPEWERYTKMNTRLACPYDEPLPSFPRKKIRGMGRVAMLGLLATTDALKMAGCLTEDGEDVVEELKNGLTGIAYGTCMGSMDAIGDLAKMVETGDSSHLNSQTYIKAMPQTNACNMSVYWQIRGRVIITDTACTSGSQSIGYAYEAIEDGRQEMMIAGGAEELSAPDAAIFDTLGATSVMNKTPGETPKCFDKDRDGLVIGEGAGTLILEDLEHAVKRGAKIYAEIAGFATNSDGSHITSPNEETQARCLEMAIADAGISKEQIAYVNAHGTGTPHGDITETQAVYKVFNRVIPISTTKSYIGHILGACGAVEAWLTINMMNESWFHPNLNLHNVDPECGHLDYIRDEGRKIDCEYVMSNNFAFGGVNTSLIFKKWHEQ, from the coding sequence ATGGAATTTACTAAACCTAATGGGAAACGCCGTGTTGTTGTTACAGGCGGCGGAATGGTAAGCGCACTTGGTCGCGATTGGGACACGGCATTCAAAAATCTTAAATCATATAAAAACAAAATACGATATATGCCGGAATGGGAACGCTATACTAAAATGAATACCCGTTTGGCGTGCCCTTATGATGAACCGCTCCCTTCTTTTCCACGAAAAAAAATACGGGGTATGGGCAGAGTCGCGATGCTTGGACTTTTGGCTACAACAGATGCCTTGAAAATGGCAGGCTGTCTGACAGAAGACGGCGAAGATGTTGTAGAAGAACTTAAAAACGGGCTCACAGGTATTGCATACGGAACTTGCATGGGAAGCATGGATGCTATCGGAGACCTCGCAAAAATGGTTGAGACAGGTGACTCCTCTCATCTGAACAGCCAAACTTACATAAAAGCAATGCCGCAGACAAACGCATGTAACATGAGCGTTTATTGGCAGATTCGCGGTCGTGTAATCATCACTGATACCGCTTGTACATCAGGTTCTCAGTCAATCGGATATGCGTATGAAGCGATTGAAGACGGACGTCAGGAAATGATGATTGCAGGCGGTGCTGAAGAACTCTCGGCTCCAGATGCAGCAATTTTTGACACGCTTGGAGCAACTTCTGTTATGAACAAAACACCTGGTGAAACTCCAAAGTGCTTTGATAAAGACCGCGATGGACTTGTAATTGGAGAAGGTGCCGGAACACTTATTTTGGAAGATTTGGAACACGCAGTTAAGCGCGGTGCAAAAATCTACGCAGAGATTGCCGGTTTTGCTACAAATTCCGATGGTTCACATATCACTTCTCCTAATGAAGAAACTCAGGCTCGTTGTCTTGAAATGGCAATTGCAGATGCAGGCATTTCAAAAGAGCAGATCGCTTATGTAAACGCTCACGGAACAGGAACCCCTCACGGAGATATAACGGAAACTCAGGCTGTTTATAAAGTTTTCAATCGAGTAATTCCTATTTCTACGACAAAAAGTTACATCGGGCATATTCTCGGTGCATGTGGCGCTGTAGAGGCTTGGCTTACAATCAACATGATGAACGAATCATGGTTCCATCCGAACTTGAATTTGCACAATGTTGACCCGGAATGCGGACATTTGGATTATATAAGAGACGAAGGTCGTAAAATTGATTGCGAATATGTCATGTCAAACAACTTCGCTTTTGGCGGCGTGAACACATCTTTGATTTTTAAGAAATGGCATGAGCAGTAA
- a CDS encoding DUF1846 domain-containing protein produces the protein MKCGFDNEKYLKIQSEHIKERIVSFGDKLYLEFGGKLFDDYHAARVLPGFHPDSKLQMLMQLADMAEIIIVISAVDIEKNKVRGDLGITYDKDVLRLRDEFRSRGLMVGSVVITHYSGQEAAKIFRNKLKKMNIKTYYHYTIPGYPSNVALIDSDEGYGKNDYVETTRPLVVVTAPGPGSGKMAVCLSQLYQENKKGIKAGYAKFETFPIWNLPLKHPVNLAYEAATADLNDVNMIDPFHLEAYGETTVNYNRDIEIFPVLDAIFKGIYGKNPYKSPTDMGVNMAGFCIYDDEVCCEASKQEIIRRYYTTLNNLVQGNASESEVSKIELLMKQANITTDDRRVTVAAKERAAKSKVPSAAIELADGTIITSETSDLLGTSAALLLNANKYLAGIDHKLKLIPKEMIEPIQKMKVTYLAGKNPRLHTDEVLVALAMLSKDDENCRRAIEQFPNLKGCQVHTTVMLSEVDRKIFKKLGIDLTCEPISKKQKPLIG, from the coding sequence ATGAAATGCGGATTTGATAATGAAAAATATCTGAAAATTCAATCAGAGCACATAAAAGAGAGAATTGTTTCCTTCGGCGATAAACTCTATCTGGAATTCGGTGGAAAACTTTTTGACGACTACCATGCAGCCAGAGTTTTGCCGGGCTTTCATCCTGACAGCAAATTACAGATGCTCATGCAGCTTGCAGACATGGCAGAGATTATCATTGTAATCAGCGCAGTCGACATTGAAAAAAACAAAGTGCGCGGAGACCTTGGAATCACTTATGATAAAGATGTTCTGCGGCTTCGCGATGAATTCAGAAGCCGTGGGCTTATGGTAGGTAGCGTTGTCATCACTCACTACTCAGGTCAGGAAGCTGCAAAGATATTCCGCAATAAACTCAAAAAAATGAATATCAAGACTTACTATCATTATACAATTCCGGGTTATCCGTCTAATGTTGCGCTTATCGACAGCGATGAAGGATATGGAAAAAATGATTATGTCGAAACGACAAGACCTCTCGTAGTAGTTACGGCACCAGGTCCTGGAAGCGGAAAAATGGCTGTTTGTCTAAGCCAACTGTATCAGGAAAACAAAAAAGGAATTAAAGCCGGATACGCTAAGTTTGAAACATTCCCAATCTGGAATCTTCCTCTAAAACATCCTGTCAACCTTGCATACGAAGCCGCAACAGCCGATTTGAACGATGTAAACATGATAGATCCGTTTCACCTTGAAGCGTATGGAGAAACAACTGTCAATTACAACCGCGATATAGAAATTTTCCCTGTTCTCGATGCTATTTTTAAAGGAATTTACGGAAAGAATCCATATAAATCGCCGACAGACATGGGTGTAAATATGGCAGGTTTTTGTATTTACGATGATGAAGTTTGCTGCGAAGCAAGTAAGCAGGAAATCATCCGCCGATATTACACAACTTTGAATAATCTTGTACAAGGAAATGCTTCCGAAAGCGAAGTCAGCAAAATTGAACTTTTGATGAAGCAGGCGAATATCACTACAGATGACCGAAGAGTTACTGTTGCGGCAAAAGAACGTGCCGCAAAATCTAAAGTGCCTTCAGCTGCGATAGAGCTTGCAGACGGAACAATAATCACTTCGGAAACTTCGGATTTGCTTGGAACAAGTGCAGCTCTTTTGTTAAATGCAAATAAATATCTTGCTGGAATTGATCACAAGTTGAAGCTGATTCCAAAAGAGATGATAGAACCTATTCAAAAGATGAAAGTCACTTATCTAGCAGGAAAAAATCCTCGTCTTCACACTGATGAGGTTCTTGTTGCCCTTGCGATGCTTTCTAAAGACGACGAGAACTGCCGCCGCGCAATTGAACAGTTTCCAAACTTAAAAGGATGTCAAGTTCATACGACAGTTATGCTAAGTGAAGTCGACAGAAAAATTTTCAAAAAACTCGGCATAGACCTTACTTGTGAACCGATAAGCAAAAAGCAAAAACCTTTGATTGGCTAA
- a CDS encoding TIGR02757 family protein — protein sequence MTEELKLHLIELADKYENTSFPDSDPSQFLRWFDIKNDGVTAVECASFIAAMLAFGNRKQFIPKIKQILQMSQEMPTDPALSKGQVFIEWLKSNSPNFGTGKKKFYRFYSYDDMRDLFSELGEIVTKYVSLGEAVRQQLDFLNCNLSEKKPFNVADALSSLFPKSAIVPKGRSSANKRIHMYLRWMVRMNSPVDLGLWKWANPAELLIPLDVHVMQEAVKLGLLSHGVNASRKTAEKLTEKLRIAFPKDPCRADYSLFGLGVDEKV from the coding sequence ATGACAGAAGAATTAAAACTACATCTGATTGAACTCGCAGACAAATACGAAAATACCTCATTTCCAGATTCCGATCCGTCTCAATTTCTGCGCTGGTTTGATATAAAAAATGATGGTGTTACAGCTGTAGAATGCGCTTCTTTTATCGCTGCAATGCTCGCTTTTGGAAATCGTAAACAGTTTATTCCAAAAATAAAGCAGATTTTGCAGATGTCACAGGAAATGCCGACAGATCCGGCTCTATCAAAAGGGCAAGTTTTTATTGAATGGCTCAAATCGAATTCTCCCAATTTTGGCACCGGCAAAAAAAAGTTTTATCGTTTTTATTCCTACGATGATATGCGCGATTTGTTTAGTGAATTGGGAGAAATTGTAACAAAATATGTTTCTTTAGGAGAAGCTGTCAGACAACAATTGGATTTTTTGAACTGCAATTTAAGCGAGAAAAAACCTTTTAATGTTGCGGACGCTCTTTCTTCTCTGTTTCCAAAATCAGCGATAGTCCCAAAGGGTCGCTCGAGTGCCAACAAGCGCATTCACATGTATCTTCGCTGGATGGTACGTATGAATTCTCCTGTTGACCTTGGGCTATGGAAGTGGGCAAATCCTGCCGAGTTGTTGATACCTCTTGATGTTCACGTGATGCAGGAAGCTGTAAAGTTAGGGCTTTTGTCGCATGGCGTAAATGCAAGCCGAAAAACCGCAGAAAAATTGACCGAAAAACTGCGCATCGCATTCCCAAAAGATCCTTGCCGCGCAGACTACTCTCTGTTCGGGCTCGGAGTCGATGAAAAAGTTTGA
- a CDS encoding ECF transporter S component, translating into MVENTKRTLTRNRKLALTGAFSALVIVLGITKLGFITLSLTASITILQIPVILICMLAGLPEGLFVGLSFGVLSLIQAAMTPTGVLDPLFINPLCSVLPRLLLAVVAWLCWKLLNLIPHMPKTVSASVTGFIATAAHTLLVIGCLYIFEGGAVRKALGGIGYWALIGTLSFNAILESLASTVVCASVFAGFFIASNKKSKLSEE; encoded by the coding sequence ATGGTAGAAAACACAAAAAGAACATTGACCCGCAACAGAAAGTTGGCTTTGACAGGTGCTTTCAGCGCACTTGTAATTGTACTTGGAATCACAAAACTTGGGTTTATCACTTTGAGCCTAACTGCAAGCATCACAATTCTTCAGATTCCTGTAATTCTTATCTGTATGCTCGCAGGGCTTCCAGAAGGATTGTTTGTCGGCTTATCTTTTGGTGTATTGTCTCTAATTCAGGCAGCGATGACTCCTACAGGCGTATTAGACCCTCTGTTTATAAATCCTCTTTGCTCTGTTTTGCCGCGCCTTCTTCTAGCGGTTGTCGCATGGCTGTGCTGGAAACTGTTGAATCTTATCCCACACATGCCGAAAACTGTTTCTGCATCAGTTACGGGGTTTATTGCAACTGCCGCACATACTCTGCTGGTAATCGGCTGCCTTTATATATTTGAAGGCGGCGCAGTTAGAAAAGCTCTTGGAGGTATCGGCTACTGGGCGTTGATAGGTACACTATCTTTCAATGCAATTCTTGAATCACTAGCGTCAACAGTTGTATGTGCCTCTGTATTTGCAGGATTTTTTATTGCAAGCAATAAGAAATCTAAATTGTCGGAGGAATAA